A single window of Nicotiana sylvestris chromosome 5, ASM39365v2, whole genome shotgun sequence DNA harbors:
- the LOC104236884 gene encoding RING-H2 finger protein ATL74-like, translating into MEFFYRTERLIPNTHYVPPTNNESNSFHGYSKEASFDTTMIIILAALLCALICALGLNSIIRCAFRCSRRFSFESADARAERLAATGLKKSTLRRIPVAVYGSGVNIMATDCPICLGEFMDGEKVRVLPRCHHGFHVRCIDIWLASHSSCPTCRQSLLVQPETTSSDDAGGVEAGLRQPGTAPSGLVGVPDESRI; encoded by the coding sequence ATGGAATTCTTTTATCGTACAGAGCGGCTAATTCCTAATACTCATTATGTTCCGCCAACTAACAACGAAAGCAATTCATTTCATGGTTACTCCAAGGAAGCAAGTTTTGACACCACCATGATAATTATCCTAGCAGCTCTGCTCTGTGCATTAATATGCGCACTTGGTCTAAATTCAATTATCAGGTGTGCCTTCAGATGTAGCCGCAGATTTTCTTTCGAGTCAGCAGATGCGCGGGCTGAACGCTTAGCTGCAACAGGGCTGAAGAAGAGCACGTTGAGGCGAATTCCGGTGGCTGTTTATGGATCAGGAGTTAATATTATGGCCACGGATTGTCCAATTTGTCTTGGTGAATTTATGGACGGTGAGAAAGTGAGAGTCTTGCCTAGATGTCACCATGGGTTTCATGTTAGGTGCATAGACATTTGGTTGGCTTCGCACTCTTCTTGCCCAACTTGTAGGCAATCATTGCTTGTACAACCTGAGACGACATCCTCTGATGATGCAGGGGGTGTGGAAGCTGGATTGAGACAACCTGGAACTGCACCAAGTGGACTTGTGGGTGTTCCTGACGAATCTAGAATTTAA